One stretch of Paenibacillus sp. FSL R5-0341 DNA includes these proteins:
- a CDS encoding TIGR00730 family Rossman fold protein, which yields MKRIAVFAGSNPGNHPEYTEKAVQLGKQIADRGYALVYGGSCMGLMGAVADAALKQGGEVIGVMPTGLFRGEVVHGGLTQLIEVGTMHERKATMAELSDGFIALPGGMGTFEELFEVLCWAQIGIHRKPVGLLNVNGYYGPLMKMVEHSVQEGFSNTSHLSLWSLESDPAELLGQMSSYVPAELTQKWSQLNGQ from the coding sequence ATGAAACGTATAGCTGTTTTTGCAGGCTCGAACCCGGGAAATCACCCCGAATATACAGAGAAGGCTGTTCAACTGGGCAAACAGATTGCCGATCGCGGATACGCACTGGTTTATGGTGGTTCTTGCATGGGCTTAATGGGCGCCGTTGCCGATGCTGCTCTGAAGCAAGGTGGAGAAGTGATCGGTGTTATGCCCACCGGATTGTTCCGGGGTGAGGTTGTTCATGGAGGGCTTACACAGCTGATTGAAGTGGGAACGATGCATGAACGGAAGGCTACAATGGCGGAATTATCCGATGGATTCATTGCACTTCCCGGAGGCATGGGTACATTTGAAGAACTATTCGAGGTGTTGTGCTGGGCACAGATCGGCATTCATCGCAAGCCTGTCGGCTTATTGAATGTCAACGGATATTATGGCCCGCTAATGAAGATGGTAGAGCATAGTGTACAGGAAGGGTTCTCCAACACCTCGCATCTCAGTCTGTGGAGTCTGGAATCTGATCCGGCTGAACTGCTAGGCCAGATGTCATCCTATGTTCCGGCAGAGTTGACCCAGAAGTGGTCACAGCTGAACGGACAATGA
- the ung gene encoding uracil-DNA glycosylase: MFGNDWDKVLQEETEAEYFNKIRYTLAAEYKTQTVFPPKEDLFSALKLTPYHQVKAVIIGQDPYHGAGQAHGLSFSVRPGVRVPPSLKNIYKELQADLDLPIPNHGSLVHWAQQGVLLLNAVLTVREGQPNSHQALGWQTFTDAVIRALNERSEPMVYMLWGSHAQKKGAFINRDKHLVLESTHPSPLAAHRGFLGSRPFSKANDFLTSKGIEPIDWKIPEN; this comes from the coding sequence ATGTTTGGAAACGACTGGGACAAGGTGCTTCAGGAAGAAACGGAAGCCGAATATTTCAACAAGATTCGATACACCCTCGCTGCCGAGTATAAAACGCAAACGGTCTTTCCGCCCAAAGAAGATCTGTTCTCCGCACTCAAGCTGACTCCGTATCATCAGGTTAAGGCCGTTATTATTGGTCAAGACCCTTATCACGGAGCGGGTCAGGCTCACGGATTGAGCTTTTCGGTTAGACCGGGGGTGCGCGTACCTCCTTCTCTGAAAAATATATACAAGGAGCTTCAGGCCGATCTGGACCTGCCGATTCCGAATCATGGATCTTTGGTCCATTGGGCACAGCAGGGAGTCCTGCTATTAAATGCTGTCCTGACGGTCCGTGAAGGTCAGCCGAACTCGCATCAGGCACTGGGCTGGCAGACGTTTACGGATGCAGTAATTCGTGCGCTGAATGAACGTTCAGAGCCGATGGTATATATGCTGTGGGGCAGTCATGCCCAGAAGAAAGGTGCATTTATTAACAGGGACAAGCACCTGGTACTGGAGTCTACACATCCCAGTCCGCTGGCTGCACATCGTGGATTCCTCGGCAGTCGTCCCTTTTCCAAAGCCAATGACTTCTTGACCTCCAAAGGTATTGAACCGATCGATTGGAAGATACCTGAAAACTAG
- a CDS encoding MalY/PatB family protein, which produces MKYDFDEIIDRTGTNAMNTDGFRQYIFNATEDMTFPFKDEEFIRMWIADMEFATPPEILDAVKQRLDRRIMGYSQVFDPAYYEAVSDWMKRYYDWSFPKEHLETSNGIIPALYELVEYICQSDEKVLIVTPSYGFFKSAAEHNNLELVCSDMINEQGHYSIDFEDFEAKAKDEKVRVCIFCNPHNPSGRVWTTEELQRVGEICLRNNVWVISDEIHCDLLRTGKRHTPLAKLFPDTDRIITCMSPSKTFNMAGLMFSNVIIPNKGLRDIWQARHYGFKNPLSIAATQAAYETGDEWLKQLKGYLDANFVYVEQYVKQHLPLAVFHIPDATYLAWIDISAYAPEHVSLPLFFAEQAGVLLEDGHMFVANGAGCIRLNLACPRSVLEEGLRRIGSVLVKEVEELPVQV; this is translated from the coding sequence ATGAAATATGACTTTGATGAGATTATTGATCGCACAGGAACGAATGCCATGAATACGGATGGTTTCCGTCAATATATTTTTAATGCCACAGAAGATATGACTTTTCCATTTAAAGATGAAGAATTTATTCGCATGTGGATTGCAGATATGGAATTTGCCACACCTCCCGAGATTCTGGATGCAGTCAAGCAGCGTCTGGACCGTAGAATTATGGGTTACTCCCAGGTGTTCGATCCCGCATACTATGAAGCTGTTTCGGATTGGATGAAGAGATACTATGACTGGTCCTTCCCGAAGGAGCATTTGGAGACCTCGAACGGGATCATTCCCGCTTTATATGAATTGGTGGAATATATCTGTCAATCCGATGAGAAAGTACTGATCGTGACCCCGTCTTATGGTTTCTTCAAGTCAGCAGCGGAGCATAACAATCTTGAACTGGTATGTTCGGATATGATCAACGAGCAGGGGCATTACTCGATTGATTTTGAGGATTTTGAAGCCAAGGCCAAGGATGAGAAGGTAAGGGTATGTATTTTCTGTAACCCCCATAATCCGTCTGGACGTGTCTGGACAACCGAAGAGTTACAACGTGTGGGTGAGATCTGCCTGCGGAACAATGTATGGGTCATTTCGGATGAAATTCATTGTGATCTGCTGCGTACTGGTAAGAGACATACGCCCCTCGCGAAGCTGTTCCCGGATACGGATCGAATCATTACATGCATGTCTCCGAGCAAAACATTCAACATGGCTGGTCTGATGTTCTCCAATGTCATCATTCCGAACAAGGGACTTCGAGATATCTGGCAGGCACGCCATTATGGTTTCAAAAATCCACTGAGCATCGCTGCCACTCAAGCGGCTTACGAAACGGGTGATGAATGGCTGAAACAATTAAAAGGTTATCTCGACGCCAACTTTGTCTACGTAGAACAGTATGTGAAGCAGCATCTGCCACTGGCTGTCTTTCACATTCCGGATGCCACATATCTGGCCTGGATTGATATCTCGGCATATGCTCCCGAGCATGTAAGTCTACCTTTATTCTTCGCGGAGCAAGCGGGTGTGTTGCTGGAAGATGGTCATATGTTTGTAGCGAATGGTGCGGGTTGTATTCGGTTGAATCTGGCTTGTCCCCGTTCGGTGCTTGAGGAAGGATTACGGAGAATCGGTAGTGTGCTTGTAAAAGAAGTCGAAGAGTTACCCGTTCAAGTATAA
- a CDS encoding helix-turn-helix transcriptional regulator gives MNNINQEVGKKIRNFRKWRGLTIQQLADQIFKSKGTLSKYESGDITLDLVTLHHIANALNIQVEQLLYQEPRHASPLMNAVPSSFFKNSTRFYSYFYDGRNNSLIRCVIDMMAQSDANRYRTVMYMNVKDFENYQECENMYWGHTEHYDTLTTLILKNQATPLENLYINILASFQESEKKWGLMAGVSFRPFMPIALKMLFSRTPLPENQELYNELKISKEDLRTLKIYNMLAVT, from the coding sequence ATGAACAATATCAATCAGGAAGTTGGCAAGAAGATACGAAACTTTCGGAAGTGGCGGGGACTGACCATTCAACAGCTTGCGGATCAGATCTTCAAGAGCAAGGGCACGTTATCCAAATATGAGAGCGGAGATATTACACTTGATCTGGTCACGTTACATCATATTGCGAACGCACTCAACATTCAGGTGGAGCAACTCTTGTATCAAGAACCCAGACACGCTTCTCCCCTGATGAATGCGGTCCCGTCCAGCTTTTTCAAAAACTCCACACGTTTCTATTCTTACTTCTATGATGGGCGTAACAACAGTCTCATTCGTTGTGTCATTGACATGATGGCTCAATCGGATGCCAACCGTTATCGCACCGTGATGTATATGAATGTGAAGGATTTTGAGAACTACCAGGAGTGCGAGAATATGTATTGGGGCCACACCGAGCATTATGATACACTCACGACTCTAATATTGAAAAATCAGGCCACGCCGCTGGAGAATCTATATATTAATATTTTGGCGTCTTTTCAAGAATCGGAGAAAAAGTGGGGACTCATGGCGGGTGTCTCGTTCCGACCTTTCATGCCTATCGCGCTCAAAATGTTATTTTCCAGAACCCCGCTGCCCGAGAATCAGGAGTTATATAATGAACTGAAAATCTCAAAGGAAGATCTGCGGACCCTGAAAATATACAATATGCTCGCCGTCACTTGA
- a CDS encoding insulinase family protein: MLKQLKPYKVLQERRIEELKSDAYLLEHQKSGAKIVLLSNQDDNKVFSIGFRTPPEDDTGVAHILEHSVLCGSKKFPAKDSFVELLKGSLNTFLNAMTYPDKTIYPIASRNDHDFHNLMDIYLDAVLNTNIYENEKIFLQEGWNYNLTSADDELTYNGVVYNEMKGAFSSPERMVRREVLNSLFPDTTYSSESGGFPEAILDLTYQGLLDFHTRYYHPSNSYIYLYGDMDMEEKLQWLDENYLSAYDRIEIDSAIQLQPAFAERVDTVKTYSAGSTESEVDNSFLTYNAVIGTSLDKELNISFQILLYALLNAPGAVLKQALLDKGIAKDVYGSYDDSLYQPVFTVGLKKSNLASKEDFLGTVKEVLERVVKEGFDPKALLAGINSYEFNHREADYGRMPKGLIYGFSSLQSWLYDEEAPFTHLEANDVFAELRTKMNEGYFEQLIEKYILQNTHTSFVALTPDKGLNSRKEEALKTRLKTIQAGLSEKEVQTLIQKTEALAEYQNTPSTKEQQQVIPTLSIEDIEPKASTLHQTVNQVDGTTILHHNLYTNGIGYLRLLFDIKEVPRHLLPYAGLLKNVLGYVDTQNYSFNELSNEIHIHSGGIHSGIGSYANAHKHNEFKATYEFNAKVLYDKLGFAFDMIKEIVFTSRFDNSKRLYEIISQMKGNLQRNLINSGHSAGIGRSSSKHSAVADFREAVSGIAFYQWLEDLQANFEARKEELSSSLQELTGYIFRPENLLVSYTADEQGYEGLEQQVSDLKAKLFTHEVAKEEFTFTPATHKEGFRSPSEVQYVVQTGNYIDKGYQYTGSLRVLQGILSLDYLWTNIRAKGGAYGCMSGFRRNGDSYVASYRDPNLDKTYKIYEEIPQYLTDFRADEREMTRYIIGAIQDLDTPRTPYGEGAFSLECYLSNVTEADLQQERDEVLSTKESDIISFAELLSAILEQQQRCVIGNENKIEEQKQMFDETLDLIKN; encoded by the coding sequence ATGTTGAAACAGCTTAAGCCATACAAGGTGTTGCAAGAGCGCAGAATTGAAGAATTAAAATCGGATGCGTATCTGTTGGAACACCAGAAATCCGGAGCCAAAATTGTACTTTTGTCCAATCAGGACGACAACAAAGTATTCAGTATCGGTTTCCGCACACCTCCGGAAGATGATACAGGGGTAGCCCATATCCTCGAACACTCCGTGCTCTGTGGGTCCAAGAAATTTCCGGCCAAGGATTCTTTTGTTGAGTTGCTGAAAGGTTCTTTGAATACATTCCTTAACGCCATGACGTATCCGGATAAGACGATCTACCCGATCGCGAGTCGTAACGACCACGACTTCCATAACCTGATGGATATTTACCTGGATGCGGTATTGAACACGAACATTTATGAGAATGAAAAGATATTTCTACAGGAAGGCTGGAACTACAACCTGACCTCTGCAGATGATGAGTTAACCTACAACGGAGTTGTGTATAACGAGATGAAGGGTGCCTTTTCTTCACCGGAACGAATGGTTCGCAGAGAAGTGCTCAACTCCCTTTTCCCGGATACCACATACTCCTCCGAATCTGGCGGATTCCCGGAAGCTATTCTGGACCTAACCTATCAGGGGCTGCTGGATTTCCACACGAGATACTATCATCCTTCCAACAGTTACATCTATCTGTACGGGGACATGGATATGGAAGAGAAGCTGCAATGGCTGGATGAAAACTATCTGAGCGCATATGATCGAATCGAAATTGATTCTGCCATTCAACTGCAACCTGCTTTTGCAGAACGGGTAGACACGGTTAAGACTTACTCTGCCGGAAGTACGGAATCGGAAGTGGATAACAGCTTCTTGACCTATAACGCGGTGATCGGCACAAGTCTGGACAAGGAACTGAACATTTCGTTCCAAATTTTGTTATACGCCCTGCTGAACGCTCCGGGAGCGGTATTGAAACAGGCTTTGCTGGATAAAGGAATTGCGAAGGACGTCTACGGTTCGTATGATGACAGCCTATATCAGCCTGTGTTCACGGTGGGACTGAAGAAGAGCAATCTGGCGAGCAAAGAGGATTTCCTGGGAACGGTCAAAGAAGTGCTTGAGCGTGTGGTGAAAGAAGGCTTTGATCCGAAAGCGCTGCTTGCAGGAATTAACTCCTATGAGTTCAATCACAGGGAAGCGGACTATGGCAGAATGCCGAAGGGCCTGATCTACGGATTCTCCTCCCTGCAAAGCTGGTTGTACGATGAAGAGGCACCTTTCACCCATTTGGAGGCGAATGACGTATTTGCTGAGCTGCGTACGAAAATGAACGAAGGTTACTTCGAGCAACTCATTGAGAAGTATATATTGCAGAACACACATACTTCCTTTGTAGCCCTGACACCGGACAAAGGGTTGAATTCACGTAAGGAAGAAGCGCTGAAAACACGTCTGAAAACCATTCAGGCCGGTCTTAGCGAGAAAGAAGTTCAAACGTTGATTCAGAAAACGGAAGCACTCGCCGAGTATCAGAATACACCTTCAACCAAAGAGCAGCAGCAGGTCATTCCGACATTATCGATTGAAGATATTGAACCGAAAGCCTCTACGTTGCATCAAACGGTGAACCAGGTCGACGGCACAACCATTCTGCATCATAACCTCTACACGAACGGAATTGGTTATCTGAGACTGTTGTTTGATATCAAAGAAGTGCCGCGTCATCTCCTGCCGTATGCAGGATTGCTGAAGAATGTACTGGGTTACGTGGATACTCAAAACTACTCGTTTAATGAACTGTCCAATGAAATCCACATCCATTCAGGCGGTATTCATAGCGGGATTGGATCTTATGCTAACGCGCACAAGCACAATGAATTCAAGGCTACTTATGAGTTCAACGCAAAAGTGTTGTATGACAAGCTTGGATTTGCCTTTGATATGATCAAAGAAATCGTGTTCACGTCCCGATTCGATAATTCGAAGCGGTTGTATGAGATCATCTCTCAGATGAAAGGCAACCTGCAACGTAATCTGATCAATAGCGGACATTCGGCGGGAATTGGCCGGTCTTCGTCCAAACATTCAGCGGTTGCGGATTTCAGAGAAGCTGTGAGTGGTATCGCCTTTTACCAGTGGCTTGAGGATCTTCAGGCGAACTTTGAGGCTAGAAAAGAAGAGTTATCTTCCAGTCTGCAAGAGTTGACGGGGTATATTTTCAGACCGGAGAACTTGCTTGTCAGTTACACTGCCGATGAACAGGGATATGAAGGATTGGAGCAACAGGTGTCTGATCTGAAAGCGAAGCTGTTCACACATGAGGTTGCCAAAGAAGAGTTTACGTTCACACCGGCTACTCATAAGGAAGGATTCCGTTCCCCTTCAGAGGTGCAGTATGTGGTGCAAACGGGTAATTATATCGATAAAGGATATCAATACACGGGTTCACTGCGGGTCCTGCAGGGCATTCTGTCTCTGGATTACTTGTGGACCAATATCCGGGCCAAAGGCGGAGCTTATGGCTGCATGTCAGGCTTCAGACGGAACGGAGACAGCTATGTTGCATCGTATCGTGATCCAAATCTCGATAAAACGTACAAAATATATGAAGAGATACCGCAATATTTGACCGACTTCCGGGCAGACGAGCGGGAAATGACGCGTTATATCATTGGTGCAATCCAGGATCTCGATACGCCGCGAACACCTTATGGCGAAGGGGCATTCTCCCTGGAATGTTATCTGTCGAATGTGACTGAAGCGGATCTGCAACAGGAACGTGACGAAGTGTTAAGCACGAAGGAAAGCGACATTATCAGTTTTGCTGAGCTCTTATCGGCTATACTTGAGCAGCAGCAGCGCTGCGTGATTGGTAATGAGAACAAGATTGAGGAACAGAAGCAAATGTTTGACGAGACGCTGGATTTAATTAAAAACTAA
- a CDS encoding NucA/NucB deoxyribonuclease domain-containing protein, producing the protein MSKRRTRRKRKGKQGFKKQVLTLVAMLLVALYAWAGGEWPEEIPSPFGNTNKSVDHTITFPSERYPETANHIKAAIKAGHSDVCTIDRGGAEGNRDLSLKGVPVKKGKDRDEWPMAMCAEGGTGADIQYITPKDNRGAGSWVGNQLSTYPDGTRVKFVVK; encoded by the coding sequence ATGAGTAAGAGACGCACAAGACGAAAGCGCAAAGGCAAGCAAGGTTTCAAAAAGCAGGTTCTGACGCTGGTAGCAATGCTGCTGGTAGCCCTCTATGCCTGGGCTGGGGGAGAATGGCCGGAGGAGATACCCTCTCCATTCGGGAACACTAACAAGAGTGTAGACCATACCATTACGTTCCCTTCAGAGCGCTATCCCGAAACCGCCAACCATATCAAGGCTGCTATCAAGGCAGGGCATTCGGATGTATGCACCATTGATCGTGGTGGCGCCGAGGGAAATCGGGATTTATCACTCAAAGGTGTGCCAGTCAAAAAGGGTAAGGATCGGGACGAGTGGCCTATGGCAATGTGTGCTGAGGGAGGCACAGGTGCAGATATCCAGTACATTACCCCGAAGGATAATCGCGGTGCAGGTTCATGGGTAGGGAATCAGTTAAGTACATATCCGGATGGAACACGAGTGAAGTTTGTAGTGAAGTAA
- a CDS encoding ATP-binding protein, which produces MSQHNQLSLQWEFIISKVKSSVTVVDATLPEFPLMYVNEHFTRLTGYTYEESVGQNCRFLQGQDTDPETVMQIRDALKKQQSIKIDILNYTKSGQKFWNELNIDPIFNESGECLYFVGIQYDISERKYAEQQLKFATSMAEMNSRGQLEFIGKLNHELRTPLNGIMGMIELASMGEITDEQKEYLDLARQSGEALLNIINNSLDMAKLGRGKMDVENIEFQPLKLIQQIVKTHEPAAQNKQIRLLCHADLSVPDVLMGDPLRLRQVLDNLLSNAIKFTEQGEVQLQVDVRQQLMDTVVLVFSVRDTGIGIPQHQIEQLFDAFTQTDISHARRFGGSGLGLTICKELLELMNGQISVESIEGKGTQFEVTLPLLRQQAIPNVG; this is translated from the coding sequence ATGAGCCAACATAATCAACTCTCATTACAATGGGAATTTATCATCTCGAAAGTGAAATCCTCCGTTACGGTGGTCGATGCTACCTTGCCTGAGTTTCCGCTCATGTATGTAAATGAACATTTTACCCGACTGACAGGATATACGTATGAAGAGTCTGTCGGACAGAATTGTCGGTTTTTGCAAGGACAGGATACAGACCCGGAGACGGTAATGCAGATTCGTGATGCATTAAAAAAACAACAGTCCATTAAGATTGATATCTTAAATTATACAAAAAGTGGTCAGAAGTTCTGGAACGAGCTGAATATTGATCCGATCTTCAATGAATCAGGCGAGTGTCTGTATTTTGTAGGTATTCAATACGATATTTCAGAACGGAAGTATGCCGAGCAGCAGTTGAAGTTCGCGACTTCCATGGCTGAGATGAACAGCAGAGGGCAATTGGAATTCATCGGCAAGCTGAATCACGAGCTTCGTACCCCGCTTAACGGCATTATGGGCATGATCGAACTTGCCAGCATGGGTGAGATCACGGATGAGCAGAAAGAGTATCTTGATCTTGCACGTCAGTCTGGTGAGGCTCTTCTGAATATTATTAACAATAGTCTGGATATGGCGAAGCTGGGCAGAGGCAAAATGGATGTCGAAAACATTGAATTTCAGCCGTTGAAGCTTATTCAACAAATTGTGAAGACACATGAGCCTGCGGCGCAGAATAAACAAATACGTTTGCTCTGCCATGCTGATCTGAGTGTTCCTGATGTGCTTATGGGTGATCCGCTAAGACTTCGGCAGGTACTGGATAACTTACTGAGTAATGCGATCAAGTTCACGGAGCAGGGTGAAGTGCAGTTACAGGTGGACGTGAGGCAACAACTGATGGATACCGTTGTATTGGTATTCTCTGTGCGTGATACAGGGATTGGTATTCCTCAGCATCAGATCGAACAATTGTTTGATGCATTTACCCAGACGGATATCTCCCATGCACGCCGATTTGGTGGAAGCGGACTTGGTCTGACCATCTGCAAAGAACTGCTGGAACTGATGAATGGTCAGATTTCGGTAGAGAGTATCGAAGGGAAAGGTACACAGTTTGAGGTTACACTGCCATTGCTGCGCCAACAGGCCATTCCCAATGTAGGATAA
- a CDS encoding DUF6199 family natural product biosynthesis protein yields the protein MRTLFFIFMVLCIINLCFPKFGWYLRYGWISRGESEPSRPYMAMVRMTSLLMLLIAFTLAMA from the coding sequence ATGAGAACCCTCTTTTTTATATTCATGGTACTGTGTATCATCAATCTTTGTTTCCCAAAATTCGGCTGGTATCTACGGTATGGCTGGATTTCCCGGGGTGAATCCGAGCCCAGCAGACCTTATATGGCTATGGTCAGAATGACCAGCCTGTTGATGTTGCTTATCGCCTTCACACTCGCTATGGCATGA
- a CDS encoding MFS transporter, whose translation MNIAFYPYWAAKTLLSLINVIYIMVITTFIYSQTGSVLYAAMFPFIRIIAHITAGFSLPLLVKRFSFSRLLISIPVAKAFLMTGIAISLNHLTTQLPLLLIGVVILSFLEGWESPLLDTLTPRLVQGEDLAKTNSLLSFSNQTVTIVGFAMTGFAVMNWGASQTFWAATSLSWAVLLFLIALGSLTRNIEQPEKSIATRNVLRKGWSMLWKNPSLRLITFMDIAQALASSIWIGAITLAFAKEALARGEGWWGFMNSSYAAGTMLGGLLALALAKRIQKHLIASMAIGSLLLSLMTIVYGLNSLPWLALALCILMGPVNQIRDMAQQTVFQRSVPAESLSQVYAAQGVLISTVMSVSIVIFGLVVDQLDVRWVYLIGGALFIVSAICSISLNRVHRNEHIVKHTKNM comes from the coding sequence ATGAACATCGCATTTTATCCGTACTGGGCTGCCAAAACGCTGCTCTCGCTCATTAATGTCATATATATCATGGTTATTACTACGTTTATTTATAGTCAGACTGGATCGGTACTCTATGCTGCCATGTTTCCGTTCATTCGGATCATCGCACACATAACAGCAGGATTTAGTTTACCATTACTTGTGAAGCGTTTCTCATTCTCCAGACTACTGATCAGCATTCCCGTAGCCAAAGCATTCCTCATGACTGGGATAGCGATTTCGTTGAACCACTTGACCACACAACTGCCACTTCTGTTGATCGGGGTTGTCATTCTATCCTTTTTGGAAGGCTGGGAATCTCCATTACTGGATACTTTAACGCCACGGTTGGTTCAGGGAGAAGATTTGGCGAAGACCAATAGCCTCCTCTCTTTCTCCAATCAGACGGTGACCATTGTCGGGTTCGCCATGACGGGATTTGCCGTGATGAACTGGGGAGCGTCACAGACCTTCTGGGCAGCTACAAGCCTGTCCTGGGCCGTTCTGCTCTTCCTAATTGCCCTTGGATCGCTCACACGGAATATAGAACAACCCGAGAAGTCGATCGCCACACGGAATGTACTGCGAAAAGGCTGGAGCATGCTTTGGAAAAATCCATCCTTACGACTAATCACATTTATGGACATCGCCCAAGCTCTTGCGAGTTCCATCTGGATCGGAGCGATTACGCTGGCCTTTGCGAAAGAAGCTCTGGCACGAGGAGAAGGTTGGTGGGGATTCATGAACTCGAGTTACGCTGCTGGAACCATGCTTGGAGGTCTTCTGGCTCTTGCTCTGGCCAAACGGATTCAGAAGCACTTGATCGCCAGCATGGCCATCGGTTCTCTTCTCCTCAGCCTGATGACCATCGTTTATGGTCTCAACAGCCTGCCATGGCTCGCGCTGGCGTTATGTATACTTATGGGCCCTGTCAACCAGATTCGTGATATGGCTCAACAGACAGTGTTTCAGAGAAGTGTGCCCGCTGAATCCTTGTCCCAGGTATACGCCGCACAGGGCGTCCTGATCTCCACGGTTATGAGTGTATCCATCGTCATTTTCGGTCTAGTCGTCGATCAACTAGACGTTCGATGGGTATACCTTATCGGTGGAGCCTTGTTTATCGTGTCAGCGATATGCTCTATATCGTTGAACCGGGTGCACAGGAACGAGCATATTGTTAAGCATACGAAAAATATGTAA
- a CDS encoding DUF1904 family protein — MPFIRFKGFTGPQLEEVVPQITEKMALITHIPQERMKAERHDVQALTPSPASIEILMFQRDQEIHNRIASSLQAILEEAYMPDVHIFFNILSPTLYYKQGKPLTDYRLD, encoded by the coding sequence ATGCCGTTTATTCGCTTTAAAGGATTCACAGGTCCTCAGCTAGAGGAAGTTGTACCCCAAATTACAGAGAAGATGGCCCTAATTACTCATATTCCACAGGAGAGAATGAAGGCAGAGCGTCATGATGTACAAGCGCTAACGCCTTCTCCAGCTTCTATAGAGATTTTGATGTTTCAACGTGATCAGGAGATTCATAATCGGATTGCATCGTCGTTGCAGGCTATTCTGGAAGAAGCGTACATGCCGGATGTGCATATTTTCTTCAATATATTGTCACCCACTTTGTATTATAAACAAGGCAAGCCGCTGACAGATTATCGATTGGATTGA
- a CDS encoding sporulation protein YjcZ: MSQVGYGCGNVGGFGGGWTSTSAILVLFILLVIITKSFWL; the protein is encoded by the coding sequence ATGAGTCAAGTTGGATACGGTTGTGGCAATGTTGGTGGATTTGGCGGCGGATGGACTTCCACAAGTGCAATTCTCGTACTTTTCATCCTGCTCGTGATCATCACAAAATCTTTCTGGCTGTAA